gtctgttcaatgttatacataatataacatAGTCTTAAAGTCTGTTCAATGTAATACACAATACAACATAGTCTTACAGTCTGTTCAATgtaatacataatataacatagtcttacagtctgttcaatgtaatacataatataatataacatcacATGTTACCGTCTGTAAagtataacataacataacatgttACCATctgtttaatataatataacataacatgttACCGTAATTATATTAATTGTATTACACGTGTGAATCTTGCTCTTATTGGTCGGTATCTTCATGGCTGAACACACTTATTATCCCGACCGACGAAAGCATCAGCTAAATAATTGTAACCTAATATAATGTTTAAACCAGCTTACATGACAAAACCACTTTTAAGTTAAAtgtatcattatttttattatagtagtagtttttattatttatttattgattcaaAATTGATGACGGAGACGAAGCCCATCCCAGTCTGCCTGTGATTATAATACATAACACAGTCTTAGTCTGTTCAATgtaatacataatataacaagtcttacagtctgttcaatgtaatgcataacataacacagtcttacagtctgttcaatgttatacataatataacacAGTCTGAGTCTGTTCAATGTCATACATAATATAACACAGTCTTACAGTCTGTTCAATGtaatacataacataacacagtcttacagtctgttcaatgttatacataatataacagtcttacagtctgttcaatgtaatacataatataacacagtcttacagtctgttcaatgtaatacataatataacacAGTCTTACAGTCTGTTCAATGTAATACATACTATAACATAGTCTTACAGTCTGTTCAATgtaatacataatataacagTCTTACAGTCTGTTCAATGTAATACATAATAGAGTCATACAGTCTGTTCAATGTAATGCATAATATAACACAGTCTTACAGTCTGTTCAATgtaatacataatataacacagtcttacagtctgttcaatgtaatacataatataacacAGTCTTAGTCTGTTCAATgtaatacataatataacacagtcttacagtctgttcaatgtaatacataacataacacagtcttacagtctgttcaatgttatacataatataacacAGTCTGAGTCTGTTCAATgtaatacataatataacacagtcttacagtctgttcaatgtgatacataacataacacagtcttacagtctgttcaatgttatacataatataacagtcttacagtctgttcaatgtaatacataatataacacagtcttacagtctgttcaatgtaatacataatataacacAGTCTTACAGTCTGTTCAATGTAATACATACTATAACATAGTCTTACAGTCTGTTCAATgtaatacataatataacagTCTTACAGTCTGTTCAATGTAATACATAATAGAGTCATACAGTCTGTTCAATGTAATGCATAATATAACACAGTCTTACAGTCTGTTCAATgtaatacataatataacacagtcttacagtctgttcaatgttatacataatataacaGTCTTACAGTCTGTTCAATGTAATACATAATATAGTCATACAGTCTGTTCAATgttatacataatataacataatcttacagtctgttcaatgttatacataatataacatAGTCTTAAAGTCTGTTCAATGTAATACACAATACAACATAGTCTTACAGTCTGTTCAATgtaatacataatataacatagtcttacagtctgttcaatgtaatacataatataatataacatcacATGTTACCGTCTGTAAagtataacataacataacatgttACCATctgtttaatataatataacataacatgttACCGTAATTATATTAATTGTATTACACGTGTGAATCTTGCTCTTATTGGTCGGTATCTTCATGGCTGAACACACTTATTATCCCGACCGACGAAAGCATCAGCTAAATAATTGTAACCTAATATAATGTTTAAACCAGCTTACATGACAAAACCACTTTTAAGTTAAAtgtatcattatttttattatagtagtagtttttattctttatttattgattCAAAATTGATTGATTAACCCCTTGTGATTGTTGTGTAGAGCACTTTGCATTTCTTGTATGTTTATTATCAGGTGGCCAAACACAAAGTACGAGGCAGCCTAGTGTAAATGTtagttttattataacacaccTACCCAGCAACCGCCCTCTGCTTTACACATATTGGCCTCAATAACGTATGCATGTTTGCTTATATGGACATCAAGATGGACTTCTACGACTTTGAGATCAACACGAAAGTTGCTCAGGACCAAATTGGGAACAAGATGACATCAAGTTTTGGTCAATCGGGGCGTGGTGGGATGGTTGGGGTAAAGGTTGCATTGCTGAGATACAGTAAAATGTATTGACCAAACAACATGTCTGGTAGAGGGAGGAATATATGGTGCCAAAAGGCGGGGTTTACTTAAGCCAATCATCATCAAACTTGGTGTAATAAAAGGAACATCGGTCAAGATTCAGTGGGAGGAGCCTACCTGGTGGCAGTAGGAGGAGCCTTCTTGATGTCAGTGGGAGGGGCCTACCCTACATGCTGACAGTGGGAGGGGCCTACCTGATGACAGTGGGAGGGGCCTACCTGATGACAATAGGAGGGGCCTACCTGATGACAGTGGGAGGGGCCTACCCGTTGACAGTGGGAGGGGCCTACCTGATGAGCGTGGGAGGGGCCTACCTGATGACAGTGGGAGGGGCCTCCCCAACGACAGTGGTAGGGGCCTACCCGATGACAATGGGATGGGCCTACCCGATGAGCGTGGGAGGGGCCTACCTGACGACCGTGGGGTACAGTTCTCCAGTGTACAGGTAGACGCAGGTGAAGGAGGATGAGGTGAAACCTTTCCCCAGACAGGCCAGAGTGGTTCTCAGCGTCTGCATGTCTGAGGAGACACAAAGAGCAGAGTCTGTGTGAgggtccgtctctctgtctgagagagagagagagagagagagagagagagagagagagagagagagagagagagagagacagagagagagagagagagagagacagagagagagagagagagagagagacagagagagagaatgagagagacagagagagagaatgagagagagagaaccacacagtgtgggtgtgtgtgtgtttaacctgTGGGGACGAAGATGTTAATGAAGATGACGAGGgcggagaggaagaggcaggctGCCTGGGTGACACGCCGGCCCAGGAACGTCAGCATGAGGAGGGCCAGCAGCTTGGCCGGAATATCAACAGCCCCAAATATGATCTGCATCAGGTACACGTTCACCTGGAGAACCAGCCAATAGGAAGACAAGACACACATTCACTGCATGAACCGGCCAATAGGAAGACAGGACACACATTCACCGGACGAACCAGCCAATCGGAAAAcaggacacacactcaccggaCAAACCAGCCAATAGGAAGACAGGACACGCATTCACCAAACAAACCAGCCaataggaggagaggacacacaTTTACCGAACAAACCAGCCAATAGGAAGACAGGACACGCATTCACCAAACAAACCAGCCAATAGGAGGACAGGAGACAAATTTACCGAACAAACCAGCCAATAGGAAGACAGGACACACATTCACTTGGACAACCAGCAAATAGGAAGACAGGACACACATTCACCGGAAACCAGCCAATTGGAAGACATGACAGATAGTGAGCCAATTGAAAGACAGGAAAGATAGCCAACCAACAGGAAGATAAGAAGACGTCAGAAGACGTTGTAGAATACCAGCCAATAGGAATGGAACGGCTTACTCCAAACTTCTGGAGGTCCATGGCCAGACCATAATATGCAAAACTGGTGGAAAACCTGAGGAAGAGAAAGCAGTCATGAATGAATGACTACAAACtaccgtgcatgtgtgtgtgtgcagagtgcaTGTAGTAGTATATGTAAAATACTATAGTAGTATTATCTACAGTGGTATTGAGTTGCCTACCAAACGGCCACCAGACACACTTTGATGCGTCTCATTATATAGTATTATAGTGTAGTATCATACTAGTATTACACTAGCATAATAGTGTAGTATCATAGTAGTATTACAATAGTATTACAGAGGTATCATAGTGTAGTATCATAGTAGTATTACAGTAGTATAATAGTCTAGTATCATAGTAGTGCTACAGTAGTATTATAGTGTAGTATCATTGTCTAGTATGACAGTAGTATTATGTACAGTGCTATTCGCACAAGACAGCCACCAGACACACTGAGATGCGCCTCACAATACAGTTTTATAGTGTATTATTATGGTAGTATAATAGAGTAATGGAGTTGTGACCtcacgtttccatagcaaccgatTTTCGCTTCTACACAAACCACATTAACAAGGGGTAATACTTTGCCACGCAAACATTTTATAGAAAATGATTGCGAATTGATTTgcgagtttgctttaccaatgacGTTATAATGAGACTAGATTGTCTAGTCTCATAATAAATTAAAGTAACGTCGTctaacttttccttttaataccccaggggaatacatcaaagcctcgacatgtttcgattggtagtgattttcacctcttgaaattgatttattttcattttgaaagaaacatcACATGGCAGCAATGGAAaacgccatctctcgttcggttgtttagaactggaaatccggttgccaggacaaagtgacgttttcactttagtactgTATAGTGTGGTATCATTGTGTAGTATGACAGTAGTATTGTGTACAGTGGTTTTCGAGTCGTACCAGACAGCCACCAGACAAACTGAGATGCGCCTCATGCCTCCAGTCCGTAGGAGGTCGTAGGCGCTGTAGCTGCTCTTACTGGCGACGATCTCCTTGTTCATGTGGGAGTGgagaacctacacacacatgcacagacacacacgcacagacacacacacacacacgcacgcacacgcacacacacacacgcttattaaacactgtttttttctgTTGAAAAAAGATTTGCCTATGATGTAAAATGATGaaggaggcagacagacagatagacagacagtcatgcaggcagacagacaggtatctCCAGAGTCATGTtctcagacagacaaacaggcaggctgacagacagctACCTCCAGGGTGATGTTttcacacaggcaggcagacaagcaggcagacagacagacagacagacagacagacagctaccTCCAGGGTGATGTTGACGTCCTTCTTCCCGTTGATGCGGGCGACTTGCTGGATGCTCTTCAGAGCCTCCTCAGACCGCCGGTTCAGAACCAACCAGCGGGCTGACTCCGTAAGCCACCTGACaacacacagccaatcagagaccacCTGACAacccacagccaatcagagaccacCTGACAacccacagccaatcagagaccccCTGACGACCCAGAGCCAATCAGAgatcaactgacaaccaacagccaatcagagatcCCCTGACAacccacagccaatcagagaccacCTGACAacccacagccaatcagagaccacCTGACAacccacagccaatcagagaccccCTGACaacacacagccaatcagagaccacCTGACAacccacagccaatcagagaacacCTGACAacacacagccaatcagtgaCCACCTGACAACCCACAGCCAATCTGAGAGCACCTGACGACCCACAGCGAATGAGAGACCACCTGACGACCCACAGCCAATGAGAGACCACCTGACAACCCACAGCCAATAAGAGACCCCCTAACCACACACAGCCaatccgagagagagagagagagagagagagagagagagagagagagagagagagagagagagagagagacatacagagacacacagagagacggagcatctgattggctactgaCCAGCTGTAGAAGGAGAACAGGAAGTAGGGAAGACACACGGCCACCTGTAGCTTCCTCCAATCCCTCAGCCAAAAGCCAAGGCCCGCCAAGATCATCTGACCGAAGGTGAAGAAGAAAGATGACAGAGTACCAACCAAGGTCCTCGAACTGGTAGGTATCCACTCCACCTctgggcgagagacatagagagagagacagggagggagagatacagggaagaaagagacagggagagagagagagagagagacagggagagaaagagacagggagtgagagagagagacagggagggagagagacagggagagaaagcgacagggagagagagagagacagggagagagagagagagagagagagagagagagagagagagagagagagagacagggagggagagagacagggagagaaagcgacagggagagagagagagagagagagagagagagagagagagagagagagagagacataggaggagagacagggagggagagagacatggagagagagagatagggagagagagcgagacatatAGAGAGAACCATTGAGAGAGAGCCGtcgagaaagagacagagattgagACAAACTAAAGCTAACTAAAGCTTATACTAAAACAAATTAAAGCTTACTAAAACAAATTAAAGTCTTACTAAAGATACTAAAACACACTTAatgccagagacagacagacaggtagttacttagtgagacagatagacaggcagtaACTGAGTGAGACAGAGTTGAGGATGatgccacagacagacaggtagttactgagggagacagaagacagacagacagacagacagacagacagacagacagacagacagacagacagacagacagacagaagacagacagacagaatacagacagaagacagacagacagacagaatacagacagaatacagacagacagacagacagccagacagacaggtagttacTGAGTGAGACGGAGTTGAGGATGATGCCGGACACAGACATCCCACTGAGGAAGCGCAGGGTGCAGAAGATGGCGTAGCTGGGAGACAGGGCCGTGCAGCTGCCCAGGATCGCCAGCTGGAGGTAGGACCAGCTGAGGATCACCTTCCTaccaaacctacacacacacacacacacacacacacgcacacgcacgcacgcacacaatcacacgcacacgcacacacacacgcgggcgcacacacacacacacacatgcgcacacacacacacgcccgcacagggcacacacacaaacgcacgcacgcacgcacgcacgcacacacacacaaacacacacacagtttatagTCAAAGAACTCATGCTATACTGTGATATAGATATGTTTTAATGTTCTACAGATTAGTAATACTGTGATGTGGATAAGGCATAGTGTATAGATAAGTCATACTGTTAGATAGATAAGTCAGTGATATGGAAATAAGTCATACTGTTATATATGCTGTCGATAAGAGAATGTAAATTGTGGAAAAGGTaatggagtatgtgtgtgtgtgtgtgtgtgtgtgtgtgtgtgtgtgtgtgtgtgtgtgtgtgtgtgtgtgtgtgtgtgtgtgtgcgtgtgtgtgtgtgtgtatgtgtgagtgtgtgtgtgcgtgcatgtttgtgaccTGTCGGAGAGTCCTCCAAAGATGATGGCCCCAGCCAGGACCCCCCCCATGTAGATGGTCTGGCTCATCTGCTTCAGAGGTCTTAAGGAACATACCAAGTCCCACTTTGGGGGGATATTTCATGttgttattatcattgttaatttcgcaaaataaaaacacagtcCAAGGTCTGACACAAACACTGCTTCAGAAAGTGGCCTCCTGGCCACTTCTTGGACTGGGCAAGCAACTTTCTTTCCCACCCTTCATTCCCGTAATATTGCGGGAACTGTCTTTTTTTTGATTAAGGGCTATCCCAATAAAACGGGACTTGATGTACGGAGTCGCACTCTGGAGGATTATATTATAGCATtattatacaataataatatgtaatattaatcgtattattattataaagctTTTTTGACTTCATGGGTAGTTCATATTGACCCCTCTCTCTATTGatacaaataaagataaatatattATGTCAGGAATAATCCGCTCCTGCTCATGTATTTGTGTACCTCTGTGACTATGGTGGAGTCGAACTCTGATTGGTCGAAGGTCCATCCGTCCAGACAGGCCTCCGTCTCTACCGCCGAGGTGAggtcagcagggggcgctgttgagtTCATCAGCAGCTGGTGCCACTGGGGTGTCACATACCTGCATCGCATGACACCACAGAtcacaatatatatatctatacatacatacatatatatgtatatatgctgtatatatttatatatatatgctttcCTTTCCTTACTCATGTCCTTCCCACATCCCTCACCTCCTTGCTTCCTACCTCCTACATTTGTCCAGCGACGTTCCGGAGGCGTCCAGCGGGATGAAGACCCTTAGAAGCTGCCGCTCAGTCACCTGCAACCAAAGACAACGACCAATCAGGGTCCTTCGTTAAGACAATGACCAATCAGGGACCTCTGTTAGGACATCGGTCatatgtctatgggaaataacatgtggtttttgaatgatcttacataagtgtgtagttcaaaacgtgagcagcttttacctcttcgccacctacagagtttgttttgtacgatcattcaaaaaccctGTGTTATTTCCCATGGACATTTGACCGATGGAACCttgagcctcggaggcgggacttattcttcagaggtctatgagGGTACTCCGATAAGACATCAACCAATCAGGGTCGTCCGTTAGGACAACAACCAATCAGGGTCCTCCGTTAAGACAACAACCAATCAGGGTCCTCCGTTAAGACAACAACCAATCAGGGTCTTCCGTTAGGACAACAACCAATCAGGGTCCTCCGTTAAGACAACAACCAATCAGGGTCCTCCGTTAAGACAACATCCAATCAGGGTCTTCCGTTAAGACAACAACCAATCAGGGTCCTCCGCTAAGACAACAACCAATCAGGGTCCTCCATTAAGACATCAACCAATCAGGGTCCTCCATTAAGACAACAACCAATCAGGGTCCTCCGCTAAGACAACAACCAATCAGGGTCCTCCATTAAGAAATCAAACAATCAGGGTCCTCCGTTAAGACACAATAACGAAAACATTAATATGaggatacacagacagacacagactgacCATGGTAGCAGAATGGTTGTATTGGTAGGGaatgctgtgattggctgatggagTGCAGTGGTGGGCAGGCATCCCTGCGACAAAGTTATTCAGTAGATTCTGGCTGGCCATCAGCAGCCCAGGTAGGCTAATGAGGGTGACATGAAGCCACTGAAACCGGCCGAATCCTCCTATCTAGAACAGAGCACATATTAAttaagaaatgaatgaatgaatgaatagatGAATTAatatgtatgagagagagagagagagagagagagagagagagagagagagagagagagagagagagagagagagagagagagagagagagaaagagagagagaaagagagagagagagagggagagtgagcgagtgagagagagagagagagagagggagagtgagagagagagagagagagagagagagagagagagagagagagagagagagagagagagagagagagagagagagagagaaagagagaaagagagagactgagagagagagagagagagagagagagagagagagagagagagagagagagagagagagagagagagagagagagagagagagagagagagagagagagagagagagagagagagagagagagacacatgcatATTTAACAGTaagtatgttttattttaccTGGTCCAGTAGGTCAACGAAGCCCATCTCTCTGGTGATTCCAGAACTCAAGGTTCCTACAGTTTAACTCTGTAGGAGAAGGTTTAACTCTCAACGTGATGCATAACAGATGCAACCATAGCCAGTAAAAATTAGTGAGGTCCAGATGGTCCAGTTTTTCTTTTAATGGAGCATATTTACTGCATTTCTTGATGAGCAAAATTCATacaaaaaagacacaaacaaaacacaagggCTATGcactacacacaaactcattttCTA
The Gadus morhua chromosome 7, gadMor3.0, whole genome shotgun sequence DNA segment above includes these coding regions:
- the oatx gene encoding solute carrier family 22 member 6 isoform X2, translating into MGFVDLLDQIGGFGRFQWLHVTLISLPGLLMASQNLLNNFVAGMPAHHCTPSANHSIPYQYNHSATMVTERQLLRVFIPLDASGTSLDKCRRYVTPQWHQLLMNSTAPPADLTSAVETEACLDGWTFDQSEFDSTIVTEWDLVCSLRPLKQMSQTIYMGGVLAGAIIFGGLSDRFGRKVILSWSYLQLAILGSCTALSPSYAIFCTLRFLSGMSVSGIILNSVSLKVEWIPTSSRTLVGTLSSFFFTFGQMILAGLGFWLRDWRKLQVAVCLPYFLFSFYSWWLTESARWLVLNRRSEEALKSIQQVARINGKKDVNITLEVLHSHMNKEIVASKSSYSAYDLLRTGGMRRISVCLVAVWFSTSFAYYGLAMDLQKFGVNVYLMQIIFGAVDIPAKLLALLMLTFLGRRVTQAACLFLSALVIFINIFVPTDMQTLRTTLACLGKGFTSSSFTCVYLYTGELYPTVVRQTGMGFVSVINFESINK
- the oatx gene encoding solute carrier family 22 member 6 isoform X1; the protein is MGFVDLLDQIGGFGRFQWLHVTLISLPGLLMASQNLLNNFVAGMPAHHCTPSANHSIPYQYNHSATMVTERQLLRVFIPLDASGTSLDKCRRYVTPQWHQLLMNSTAPPADLTSAVETEACLDGWTFDQSEFDSTIVTEWDLVCSLRPLKQMSQTIYMGGVLAGAIIFGGLSDRFGRKVILSWSYLQLAILGSCTALSPSYAIFCTLRFLSGMSVSGIILNSVSLKVEWIPTSSRTLVGTLSSFFFTFGQMILAGLGFWLRDWRKLQVAVCLPYFLFSFYSWWLTESARWLVLNRRSEEALKSIQQVARINGKKDVNITLEVLHSHMNKEIVASKSSYSAYDLLRTGGMRRISVCLVAVWFSTSFAYYGLAMDLQKFGVNVYLMQIIFGAVDIPAKLLALLMLTFLGRRVTQAACLFLSALVIFINIFVPTDMQTLRTTLACLGKGFTSSSFTCVYLYTGELYPTVVRQTGMGFVSTMARIGSMAAPAVLILDEVIPALPSIVYGGAAVIAGVFACFLPETRDIPLPDTIEDVEDRWPGNLQPKEKQDQAEEMPMKVGVVSEGGMVSKEEIALKEMKEGESAGLNAL